The following are encoded in a window of Caldicellulosiruptoraceae bacterium PP1 genomic DNA:
- a CDS encoding energy-coupling factor transporter transmembrane protein EcfT, with amino-acid sequence MMDFVIGQYIKKDSFIHNLDPRTKIILSAIICISIFLIQTFVGYFIMFFLIFISIIASKTNIKLLFKGSKPIFILIIITVIFNIFFTSGKPVFKVYGVSITDKGLFLSAVLVVRLILLLFTTTILTLTTSPIELTDGFENIFKPLNKIKFPVHEIALMMSIALRFIPTLAEETDKIMKAQMSRGADFETGGFIKRAKALVPILIPLFVSAFKRADELATAMEARCYKGAIGRTKLKKLEYTKKDIITYLVSLLLIITAVYLG; translated from the coding sequence ATGATGGACTTTGTAATTGGTCAATATATAAAAAAAGATTCATTTATTCATAATCTTGATCCAAGGACCAAGATAATTTTATCAGCAATAATATGTATTTCAATATTCCTAATACAGACATTTGTTGGTTATTTTATTATGTTTTTTTTGATATTTATTTCTATAATAGCTTCAAAAACAAATATTAAGCTACTATTTAAAGGTTCAAAGCCAATTTTCATTTTAATAATCATTACTGTGATTTTTAATATTTTTTTTACATCAGGAAAGCCAGTATTTAAAGTTTATGGAGTTTCGATTACTGATAAAGGTTTATTTCTTTCTGCTGTATTAGTTGTTAGGCTTATTTTACTTTTGTTTACAACAACAATACTTACTTTAACAACCTCTCCAATAGAACTTACTGATGGTTTTGAAAATATTTTTAAACCACTAAATAAAATTAAATTTCCTGTTCATGAAATTGCACTCATGATGTCAATTGCACTAAGATTTATACCTACATTAGCCGAAGAAACTGATAAAATTATGAAGGCACAAATGTCACGTGGTGCAGATTTTGAAACAGGTGGATTTATAAAAAGGGCAAAGGCACTGGTTCCAATTCTTATTCCGTTATTTGTCTCTGCTTTTAAAAGAGCTGATGAGTTAGCAACCGCTATGGAAGCAAGATGTTATAAAGGTGCAATTGGTAGGACAAAATTAAAAAAACTTGAATACACAAAAAAAGATATTATAACATATCTTGTAAGCTTATTATTAATTATTACTGCAGTATATTTGGGGTGA
- a CDS encoding energy-coupling factor transporter ATPase has translation MKEFILVNNLYFSYKNIDQKHKYVLKDINLSIKKGDFVVFMGLNGSGKSTLAKMFNGLLLPDSGEVIIDGMNTRDINHIWDIRKLCGYVFQNPDNQLVASVVEEDVAFGPENLGFSREKIIKKINESLEIVEMSEHKDALTYKLSGGQKQRVAIASILAMEPECIVFDEPTSMLDPKGRKEVMRAILKLNKEKGKTIILITHNIEEIMYADRVFLLDKGMIILEDKPLNIINNETFLKMGFEMPAIFKLALLLKQHGLNISDNIWTVDEMERELCLLKSKM, from the coding sequence ATGAAAGAATTCATATTAGTAAATAATCTTTATTTTTCTTATAAGAATATAGACCAAAAACATAAATATGTTTTAAAAGATATAAATCTTTCTATAAAAAAAGGCGATTTTGTAGTTTTTATGGGTTTAAATGGTTCAGGAAAATCTACATTAGCGAAAATGTTTAATGGACTTTTATTACCCGACAGTGGAGAGGTTATTATAGATGGAATGAATACAAGAGACATCAATCATATATGGGATATAAGAAAACTTTGCGGTTATGTATTTCAAAATCCAGATAATCAGCTAGTTGCATCAGTTGTTGAAGAAGATGTTGCTTTTGGTCCAGAAAATCTTGGATTTTCGAGAGAAAAAATAATAAAAAAGATAAATGAGTCTTTAGAAATTGTTGAAATGAGCGAACATAAAGATGCTTTAACATATAAGCTTTCTGGTGGACAAAAGCAAAGGGTTGCTATTGCAAGTATACTTGCTATGGAGCCTGAATGTATTGTTTTTGATGAACCTACATCAATGCTTGATCCAAAAGGCAGAAAAGAAGTAATGAGAGCTATACTGAAACTCAATAAAGAAAAAGGGAAGACTATAATTCTAATTACACACAATATAGAAGAGATAATGTATGCTGATAGGGTTTTTTTACTTGATAAAGGTATGATTATATTAGAAGATAAGCCACTTAATATAATAAATAATGAAACATTTTTAAAGATGGGCTTTGAGATGCCAGCAATTTTTAAATTAGCATTACTTTTAAAACAACATGGACTAAATATAAGTGATAATATATGGACAGTAGATGAAATGGAGAGAGAGTTATGCTTATTGAAATCAAAGATGTAG
- the truA gene encoding tRNA pseudouridine(38-40) synthase TruA — translation MKNILLTIEYEGTNYHGWQKQNNKITIQGTIENAIYKMTKEKVNLVGSGRTDAGVHALNQKANFLTETKVPIEKIPVALNSLLPSDISIKDAKEVDLNFNARYSAKQKTYKYLIYNGKTRSAIMRNLSYFYRGQLDILKMEQALEYFIGRYDFTAFCSSGSEVKSKIREIKNAYLSVENDYISIYVTANGFLYNMMRIIAGTILDVGCGKIKPTDIPLIIESKDRNKAGKTLPPWGLYLVDVVY, via the coding sequence TTGAAAAACATATTATTGACAATAGAATATGAAGGAACTAATTATCATGGATGGCAAAAACAAAACAACAAAATAACCATACAAGGAACAATTGAAAATGCTATATATAAAATGACAAAAGAGAAAGTTAACTTGGTTGGATCAGGCAGAACTGATGCTGGTGTTCATGCATTAAATCAAAAAGCAAACTTTCTAACTGAAACAAAAGTCCCAATTGAAAAGATTCCAGTTGCTTTAAATTCTTTACTTCCTTCTGATATTTCAATTAAAGATGCAAAAGAAGTAGATTTAAACTTTAATGCAAGATATAGTGCTAAACAAAAGACATATAAATATTTGATATATAATGGTAAGACACGCTCTGCTATAATGAGAAATCTTTCATATTTTTATAGAGGACAACTTGATATTTTAAAAATGGAACAAGCACTAGAGTATTTTATAGGAAGATATGATTTTACCGCATTTTGCTCATCAGGTTCAGAGGTAAAAAGTAAAATAAGAGAGATAAAAAATGCCTATTTAAGTGTAGAAAATGATTATATTTCAATATATGTTACTGCAAATGGTTTTTTATATAATATGATGAGAATTATCGCAGGTACAATACTTGATGTGGGTTGTGGTAAAATAAAGCCAACTGATATACCATTGATTATTGAAAGTAAGGATAGAAACAAGGCAGGCAAAACTCTACCTCCATGGGGACTATATCTTGTAGATGTGGTATATTAA
- a CDS encoding energy-coupling factor transporter ATPase → MLIEIKDVDFYYGYKTPLEKKALSNINIKIDSGEFIGIIGKTGSGKSTLVQLMNGLLIPQKGDVLVEGLSTKDKNKLKEIRRKVGLVFQYPEYQLFEETVYKDIAFGPNNLGMPREEIERIIKELINLLEIPEELLERSPFELSGGQKRRVALAGILSMDPSVIILDEPTAGLDVRGKKRIFDLIQKLHVEKKKTVIMISHSIEDIAMLCDRVIILSKGQIKFDGSKKECFNNFKILEEAGLSAPDILVLQERLKEKGFDIGEFEYRVEDVAEKILEQFDILPNK, encoded by the coding sequence ATGCTTATTGAAATCAAAGATGTAGATTTTTATTATGGATATAAAACACCTTTAGAAAAAAAGGCATTAAGTAATATAAATATCAAAATAGATAGTGGAGAATTTATTGGAATAATTGGGAAGACAGGCTCAGGAAAATCAACATTGGTTCAGCTTATGAATGGGCTTTTGATTCCTCAAAAAGGTGATGTTTTAGTTGAAGGATTAAGTACCAAGGATAAGAATAAACTAAAAGAGATTAGAAGAAAGGTCGGACTTGTTTTCCAATATCCTGAATATCAATTGTTTGAAGAAACGGTATATAAAGATATTGCATTTGGTCCTAATAATCTTGGGATGCCACGTGAGGAGATAGAAAGAATAATTAAAGAGTTAATTAATTTATTAGAAATACCTGAAGAGCTACTTGAGCGTTCACCTTTTGAACTATCAGGAGGACAGAAAAGAAGGGTTGCTTTGGCTGGTATTCTTTCGATGGATCCATCTGTTATTATTTTAGATGAGCCAACAGCTGGACTGGATGTCAGAGGTAAAAAAAGGATATTTGATTTAATTCAAAAACTACATGTAGAAAAAAAGAAAACAGTTATAATGATTTCTCATTCAATAGAAGATATTGCAATGCTTTGCGATAGGGTTATTATACTTAGCAAAGGTCAAATTAAATTTGATGGTAGCAAAAAAGAATGTTTTAATAATTTTAAAATATTAGAAGAAGCAGGCTTATCTGCACCAGATATTTTAGTTCTTCAAGAAAGGCTAAAAGAAAAAGGATTTGACATTGGAGAATTTGAATACAGAGTAGAAGATGTAGCAGAAAAGATATTAGAACAATTTGATATTTTACCTAACAAATAA
- the lysA gene encoding diaminopimelate decarboxylase, with the protein MLRNRLEVSKNGNLMWENIDLLELIEAYGTPLYVMNENIIRENIRAYKDSLNKHLGQNCNILYASKAFCTRAMCQIAKEEGIGLDVVSGGELYTALSVGFPRDKIFFHGNNKTYDELDLAVNNDVNIVVDNKDEIDLLTLLCEKYNKEVNILIRIKPGIDAHTHDFIRTGQIDSKFGVALENGEAFEFIKSIKDKKHIKLIGLHCHIGSQIFETAPFKLATRIMLEFSLKIKKELGIDIKMLDLGGGFGIKYTPQDDPPSIDKFIEAISDELNTFCEQKGIEKPFIILEPGRSIVGEAGITLYTIGSVKEIPYVRTYASVDGGMTDNPRYALYQAKYDAIVVEKPLEKKEKTYTIAGHCCESGDILIKDIKLPELKAGMHLAVLATGAYNYSMSSNYNRFPKPAVVFVKDGNVKLAVKRETYDDIIRNDLEI; encoded by the coding sequence ATGTTAAGGAATAGATTAGAAGTAAGCAAAAATGGCAATCTTATGTGGGAAAATATAGATTTACTTGAATTGATTGAAGCCTATGGAACACCTTTATATGTTATGAATGAAAATATTATAAGAGAGAATATTAGAGCATATAAAGATTCATTAAATAAACATCTTGGACAAAACTGCAATATCCTTTATGCATCAAAGGCTTTTTGTACAAGGGCTATGTGTCAAATTGCAAAAGAAGAAGGAATAGGCTTGGATGTTGTTTCAGGTGGTGAGTTATATACTGCATTAAGTGTTGGTTTTCCAAGAGATAAGATATTCTTTCATGGGAACAATAAAACATATGATGAATTAGATTTAGCAGTTAATAATGATGTAAATATAGTTGTTGACAACAAAGATGAAATTGATTTACTAACTTTGTTATGCGAAAAATACAACAAAGAGGTTAATATATTAATTCGTATTAAGCCAGGTATTGATGCCCATACACATGACTTTATTAGAACAGGTCAGATAGATTCAAAATTTGGTGTTGCACTCGAAAATGGTGAAGCATTTGAGTTTATAAAAAGTATTAAAGATAAAAAGCATATTAAATTAATAGGCTTACATTGTCATATCGGCTCTCAAATATTTGAAACAGCTCCATTTAAGTTAGCAACAAGAATAATGTTAGAATTTTCTCTTAAAATTAAGAAAGAACTTGGTATTGACATTAAAATGCTTGATTTAGGGGGAGGCTTTGGCATAAAGTATACACCTCAAGATGACCCACCAAGCATTGATAAATTCATAGAAGCAATTTCAGATGAACTAAATACATTCTGTGAACAAAAAGGAATTGAAAAGCCATTTATAATTTTAGAACCAGGAAGATCAATTGTTGGCGAAGCAGGGATTACACTTTATACAATAGGAAGTGTAAAAGAAATTCCCTATGTAAGAACATATGCTTCAGTCGATGGGGGTATGACAGACAACCCACGTTATGCTTTATACCAAGCAAAATACGATGCTATTGTTGTTGAAAAGCCACTTGAAAAGAAAGAAAAGACTTATACAATAGCAGGACATTGCTGCGAATCTGGGGATATTTTAATAAAAGATATTAAGCTGCCAGAATTAAAAGCAGGTATGCATTTAGCAGTATTAGCAACTGGTGCATATAATTATTCAATGTCAAGTAATTACAATAGATTTCCAAAACCCGCAGTTGTTTTTGTAAAAGATGGTAATGTAAA